One Edaphobacter flagellatus genomic region harbors:
- a CDS encoding HAD-IA family hydrolase, with protein sequence MSEKVRVVETQGLLFDMDGVLISSIGSVRRSWRKWAKMYGVPDAENYEVPHGMRAIEIVKSLRPDIDAEEGLRVIEQIEIDDTEDLKVLPGVKALLESLPMDRWAIVTSATKRLTIERLKVAGLPLPEKLITADMVERGKPDPEPYRRGAALLGLSNAECVVVEDAPSGVGAGKAAGSRVLGVVGTHSLEELHQADWVVGSLDGVSVTAVDGGLELRFTALR encoded by the coding sequence TTGAGCGAGAAGGTTCGGGTGGTGGAGACGCAGGGGCTGCTGTTCGATATGGACGGCGTGCTGATCAGCTCAATCGGTTCGGTACGGAGGAGCTGGCGGAAGTGGGCGAAGATGTATGGCGTTCCGGATGCGGAGAACTACGAGGTTCCGCATGGGATGCGCGCGATTGAGATTGTGAAGAGCCTGCGGCCGGATATTGACGCGGAGGAAGGGCTGCGTGTCATTGAGCAGATCGAGATCGATGACACGGAGGATCTGAAGGTGCTGCCCGGAGTGAAGGCACTGCTGGAGAGTCTTCCGATGGACAGATGGGCGATTGTGACTTCGGCGACGAAGAGGCTGACCATCGAGCGGCTGAAGGTGGCGGGGCTCCCGCTGCCGGAGAAATTGATTACGGCGGATATGGTGGAGCGGGGCAAGCCTGATCCTGAACCATACAGACGTGGGGCGGCGTTGCTGGGATTGAGCAATGCGGAGTGTGTCGTAGTGGAGGATGCTCCGTCGGGCGTTGGCGCGGGGAAGGCGGCGGGATCACGTGTGCTGGGGGTTGTAGGTACGCACTCGTTGGAGGAGTTGCATCAGGCTGACTGGGTGGTGGGGTCGCTTGATGGGGTGAGTGTGACAGCTGTGGATGGTGGGTTGGAGTTACGGTTTACTGCTCTGCGGTGA
- the kdsB gene encoding 3-deoxy-manno-octulosonate cytidylyltransferase, giving the protein MQTQRPTTLGVIPARLASTRLPRKVLRNIAGRPMLAWVYEAARACPQLDSLIIATDSQEIAEVCQANHWPVQLTSSDLASGTDRVHAVSQLIDADIYVNIQGDEPLLKPEHLTALLRPFANTAVEVSTLKVACTQVNIHNPNAVKVVTAADGRALYFSRSTIPYNRDGGPAQYWKHIGLYAYKKAALQRFPTLPHSTLEHTERLEQLRFLENNITVYVEPTDHDTIGVDTEEDLKLVESILLNQPR; this is encoded by the coding sequence ATCCAAACGCAACGGCCAACCACCCTCGGCGTCATCCCTGCACGACTCGCCTCCACCCGTCTGCCCCGCAAGGTCCTCCGCAACATCGCCGGACGCCCCATGCTCGCCTGGGTCTACGAGGCCGCACGAGCCTGCCCACAGCTTGACTCCCTCATCATCGCCACCGACTCCCAGGAAATCGCCGAGGTCTGCCAGGCCAACCACTGGCCCGTCCAGCTCACCTCATCCGACCTAGCCAGCGGAACCGATCGCGTCCACGCCGTCTCTCAGCTCATCGACGCCGACATCTACGTCAACATCCAGGGCGATGAGCCTCTCCTAAAGCCCGAGCATCTCACAGCGCTTCTTCGTCCGTTTGCAAACACCGCCGTCGAAGTCTCCACCCTCAAAGTTGCCTGCACGCAGGTGAACATCCACAACCCTAACGCCGTAAAGGTAGTCACCGCCGCAGACGGCCGAGCCCTCTACTTTTCCCGCTCCACCATCCCCTACAACCGCGACGGCGGCCCGGCACAGTACTGGAAACACATCGGCCTCTACGCCTACAAAAAAGCTGCCCTCCAGCGCTTCCCTACGCTTCCGCACAGCACGCTCGAACACACCGAGCGCCTCGAACAGCTCCGCTTCCTCGAAAACAACATCACCGTCTACGTCGAACCCACCGACCACGACACCATCGGCGTCGATACTGAAGAAGACCTCAAGCTCGTCGAATCCATCCTGCTCAACCAGCCACGCTAG
- a CDS encoding S41 family peptidase: protein MPKITKILLLAVSVVLVLAVFLGVNSSGVSAASEPQEGAYRQINVYSEVLRHIQTDYVEEPNINLVTNGALRGLLESLDADSSYLTPEDYKAYKADKGGKAQVGLNVSKRFGYATVVSVVPGSPADKANLNDGDIIEAIGTQDTRDMSLAVIRLMLEGDAGSELSVSVVRPRKAAPEKVTMTRVLPMPQPVGETMYENSSILYLKPGVLDHDHVQQVEAKLKAMPKAGNKKILLDLRDVAAGDMQEAMRLANMLLKSGTIATLEGQKVAKQTFAADPSKAINTTSPVVVLVNRGTAGPGEIVAAALLDNKRADLVGEKTFGEGSQQKTFELADGAALILSVAKYESPSGKKLEDEGVTPGVLVASNIDDGSADDEAGDDTMSTKEHEAAATPKKPAVAVDDQLTKALDLLKSKAA from the coding sequence ATGCCGAAGATTACCAAGATTCTGCTTCTCGCGGTTTCCGTTGTTCTGGTTCTGGCTGTGTTCCTTGGGGTGAACTCCAGCGGGGTAAGCGCTGCCAGTGAGCCTCAGGAGGGTGCGTACCGGCAGATCAATGTGTATAGCGAGGTGCTGCGGCATATTCAGACGGACTACGTGGAAGAGCCGAATATCAATCTGGTGACGAATGGCGCGTTGCGCGGTCTGCTGGAGTCGCTCGATGCCGATTCGAGCTACCTGACACCGGAAGACTATAAGGCTTATAAGGCCGATAAGGGTGGCAAGGCGCAGGTGGGGCTGAACGTTTCGAAGCGCTTTGGCTATGCGACGGTGGTTTCGGTGGTTCCGGGAAGCCCGGCAGATAAAGCGAATCTGAATGATGGCGACATCATTGAGGCGATCGGTACGCAGGATACGCGGGACATGTCGCTGGCAGTGATTCGGTTGATGCTCGAGGGCGATGCGGGCAGCGAGCTTTCGGTTTCGGTGGTGCGTCCGCGCAAGGCGGCTCCGGAGAAAGTGACGATGACGCGTGTGCTGCCGATGCCGCAGCCGGTTGGCGAGACGATGTACGAGAACTCGTCGATCCTGTATCTGAAGCCGGGTGTGCTGGATCATGACCACGTACAGCAGGTAGAGGCCAAGCTGAAGGCAATGCCGAAGGCGGGCAATAAAAAGATTCTGCTGGACCTTCGCGATGTTGCTGCAGGCGACATGCAGGAGGCGATGCGGCTGGCGAACATGCTGTTGAAGTCGGGAACAATTGCAACGCTGGAGGGCCAGAAGGTCGCCAAGCAGACGTTTGCTGCTGATCCTTCAAAGGCAATCAATACAACCTCGCCTGTGGTTGTACTGGTGAATCGCGGAACGGCAGGGCCGGGCGAAATTGTTGCTGCTGCACTGCTGGATAACAAGCGCGCGGACCTGGTGGGTGAGAAGACCTTTGGCGAAGGATCGCAGCAGAAGACCTTCGAGTTGGCCGATGGCGCGGCGCTGATCCTGTCGGTGGCAAAGTATGAGTCGCCCTCGGGCAAGAAGCTTGAGGATGAAGGTGTGACGCCGGGAGTTCTGGTGGCTTCGAATATCGATGACGGTAGCGCGGATGACGAAGCCGGGGACGACACGATGTCGACGAAAGAACATGAAGCGGCTGCAACTCCCAAGAAACCGGCTGTTGCTGTCGATGACCAGCTCACGAAGGCTCTCGACCTGTTGAAGAGCAAGGCCGCTTAG
- a CDS encoding penicillin-binding protein 1A has product MVEDEPKWQRLVRRIIEGPEYPSRRIARKFTFYSLLVLSAVFGAMCGLMLVYSIDLPQIDDLTRYRPNTTTELLDVHGRVFGSFALERRVVVPYSDFPPVLKQAIVSIEDKSFDSNWGVNLFRAIGAAYRDLHDKARTQGSSTITMQLARNLFLSNEKTFGRKFQEVILSMQIERRFTKDQIFELYANQIYLGRGTYGFEAGAEYYFSKHVKDLTLPEAALLAGLPKGPEYYSPVRHPDRALKRRNLVLNEMMQDRKITRAQADAAKGAPLGLHIVPPANSEAPYFVEEVRRQLEKQYGVEEVHGAGLKVYTTLDLDLQRVANKAVLDGAAAYERRHGWKARLQNIVLAGQDVDSYTHPDWVQPVVPGAYVHGVVTAVEAKKVSVTLGSQQVVLSPDDWKWTQNTDGDSFLRNGDVVYVKIREKAVDGTWKASLEQDSGAQASLMAVDNASGEVLAMVGGRDFALSQFNRATQAQRQVGSSFKPYVYTTAVEDGAKPSDIIVDGPTTFPTPNGPYTPHNYEGDYRGAMTLLYAFADSRNIPALKLAAHEGIRKVIDTAHRFGITSNIPPFLPVAIGSADITLYEQVGAYSVFPNDGIRIEPHYIRKVAQADGLPLDETPPDVREVISVDTARTMMELLQAVVRMGTAARASELKHPLGGKTGTTNDYTDAWFIGFSPSVTCGTWIGYDDRESLGEKETGARAALPIWMDFMRAAIANKPDETFPTANAPKKQLDVPVSKAAAQVAKPESKDDDDDDSNAPDTAPKPAVPSTTPKATAPVTPDAKKTIPLPAATKPVSPSKPASDTN; this is encoded by the coding sequence ATGGTTGAAGACGAGCCGAAATGGCAACGCCTAGTACGGCGTATCATCGAGGGCCCGGAGTATCCCAGCAGACGCATTGCGCGCAAGTTTACGTTCTACTCGCTGCTTGTATTGTCGGCGGTGTTTGGCGCGATGTGTGGGCTGATGCTGGTGTATTCGATCGACCTGCCACAGATCGATGACCTGACGCGCTACAGGCCGAATACGACGACCGAGCTGCTGGATGTGCATGGGAGGGTTTTCGGCTCATTTGCGCTGGAGCGCAGAGTGGTTGTGCCCTATTCGGATTTTCCTCCGGTGCTGAAGCAGGCGATTGTATCGATCGAAGACAAGAGCTTCGACAGCAACTGGGGCGTGAATCTGTTTCGCGCGATCGGAGCAGCGTATCGCGACCTGCATGACAAGGCGCGGACGCAGGGTTCGTCGACGATTACGATGCAGCTGGCGCGCAATCTTTTTCTTTCGAACGAAAAGACCTTTGGGCGCAAGTTTCAGGAGGTCATCCTCTCCATGCAGATTGAGAGGCGGTTTACAAAGGACCAGATCTTCGAGCTGTATGCAAATCAGATTTATCTGGGGCGTGGAACATATGGATTCGAGGCTGGGGCGGAGTACTACTTCAGCAAGCATGTGAAGGACCTGACGCTGCCCGAAGCTGCGCTGCTGGCGGGATTGCCGAAGGGGCCGGAGTATTATTCGCCGGTGCGTCATCCTGATCGTGCGTTAAAGCGCAGGAATCTTGTGCTGAATGAGATGATGCAGGACCGCAAGATTACGCGTGCGCAGGCAGACGCGGCGAAGGGCGCTCCTTTGGGGCTGCATATTGTGCCTCCGGCAAACAGTGAGGCACCGTACTTTGTTGAAGAGGTGCGACGGCAGCTTGAGAAGCAGTATGGCGTGGAGGAGGTCCACGGAGCGGGATTGAAGGTGTATACGACGCTCGACCTGGATCTGCAGCGTGTAGCGAACAAGGCGGTGCTGGACGGTGCGGCTGCATATGAGCGCCGTCATGGATGGAAGGCGCGTCTGCAGAATATTGTTCTTGCCGGGCAGGACGTCGATAGTTACACGCATCCGGATTGGGTGCAGCCGGTTGTGCCGGGCGCGTATGTTCATGGTGTTGTCACTGCTGTCGAAGCGAAGAAGGTTTCCGTGACGCTGGGCTCGCAGCAGGTGGTGCTGAGCCCCGATGACTGGAAGTGGACGCAGAATACGGATGGCGACAGCTTTCTTCGCAACGGCGATGTGGTGTATGTGAAGATTCGCGAGAAGGCCGTGGATGGAACGTGGAAGGCTTCGCTGGAGCAGGACTCCGGGGCGCAGGCTTCGCTGATGGCCGTCGATAATGCGAGTGGCGAGGTGTTGGCGATGGTCGGCGGGCGCGATTTTGCGCTGTCGCAGTTCAACCGCGCGACGCAGGCACAACGGCAGGTAGGCTCGTCGTTCAAGCCGTATGTGTACACGACGGCGGTTGAGGATGGAGCGAAGCCTTCAGACATCATCGTGGATGGGCCGACGACGTTTCCTACGCCGAATGGTCCGTACACGCCACATAACTACGAGGGCGATTACAGGGGTGCGATGACGTTGCTGTATGCCTTTGCCGATTCGAGGAATATTCCGGCATTGAAGCTAGCGGCGCATGAGGGGATTCGCAAGGTGATCGACACGGCGCACCGGTTTGGGATTACGAGCAACATTCCTCCGTTCCTGCCGGTGGCGATTGGTTCAGCCGACATCACGTTGTACGAGCAGGTGGGTGCATATAGTGTGTTTCCGAACGACGGCATACGGATTGAGCCTCACTATATTCGCAAGGTGGCACAGGCCGATGGGTTGCCCCTGGATGAAACGCCTCCTGATGTGCGCGAGGTGATTTCGGTGGATACGGCTCGCACGATGATGGAGCTGCTGCAGGCCGTTGTGCGGATGGGAACCGCGGCAAGAGCATCTGAGCTGAAGCATCCGCTGGGCGGCAAGACTGGCACGACGAACGATTATACGGATGCGTGGTTTATCGGCTTCTCGCCATCGGTGACCTGCGGGACGTGGATCGGTTATGACGATCGTGAGTCGCTGGGTGAGAAGGAGACGGGAGCGCGCGCGGCGCTGCCGATATGGATGGATTTTATGCGCGCGGCGATTGCGAATAAGCCGGATGAGACGTTCCCCACGGCGAATGCCCCGAAGAAACAGCTTGATGTGCCGGTGTCGAAGGCGGCAGCGCAGGTGGCTAAGCCAGAGTCGAAGGATGACGATGACGACGATTCGAATGCGCCGGACACTGCACCGAAGCCTGCGGTTCCGTCAACGACTCCAAAGGCTACAGCGCCTGTAACACCAGATGCGAAAAAGACTATTCCGCTTCCGGCTGCGACTAAGCCGGTGTCTCCTTCGAAGCCAGCAAGCGACACAAACTGA
- a CDS encoding bifunctional riboflavin kinase/FAD synthetase, with protein sequence MELIANAPQTRMKIYRSLSEIPSNFAPTVATIGNFDGVHRGHQWVIGEVIQRAQALKAQSLAITFDPHPARILRPQTTRPLITPLEQKLSLLAATGIDATLVLPFTPTLSQMSAHDFAAQVLHDKLHITELHEGENFRFGYQAQAGIDSLEALGRELGFRVSVYTPRATHGLAVSSSAIRQLIAQGNISRARALLGRPFTIDSTPASGRGYGTRYTVPTINLAPYSELIPAIGVYITTLTVAGETFEAVTNVGNRPTFGEDSFTIESYLLNFHPIDLHQDTPISLAFLHRLRDEIRWPSPEALREQIGRDVRRALRYFSLCRLLASKETPA encoded by the coding sequence ATGGAGCTAATCGCCAACGCACCCCAGACACGCATGAAGATCTACCGCTCACTCTCCGAGATTCCCTCCAACTTCGCCCCCACCGTAGCCACAATTGGCAACTTCGACGGAGTGCATCGTGGCCATCAATGGGTCATCGGCGAAGTCATCCAGCGCGCTCAGGCGCTGAAGGCGCAGTCGCTCGCCATCACGTTTGATCCGCATCCAGCGCGCATCCTCCGCCCTCAAACGACGCGTCCTCTCATCACTCCGCTCGAGCAAAAGCTCTCTCTTCTGGCCGCAACAGGAATCGACGCCACGCTCGTCCTTCCCTTCACTCCGACGCTCTCGCAGATGTCCGCGCATGACTTCGCAGCTCAAGTACTCCACGACAAACTTCACATCACCGAGCTGCACGAGGGTGAGAACTTCCGCTTCGGCTATCAGGCCCAGGCCGGCATCGATTCACTTGAAGCCCTCGGCCGCGAGCTCGGCTTCCGCGTCTCGGTCTACACACCCCGCGCCACGCATGGCCTCGCCGTCTCATCCAGTGCTATCCGCCAACTCATCGCGCAAGGCAACATCAGCCGCGCCCGCGCACTGCTCGGACGCCCGTTCACCATCGACAGCACACCAGCCTCTGGCCGCGGTTATGGCACACGCTACACCGTACCCACCATCAACCTCGCACCATACTCCGAGCTGATTCCCGCCATCGGCGTCTACATCACGACGCTAACGGTTGCCGGCGAAACCTTCGAGGCCGTCACCAACGTCGGCAATCGCCCCACCTTCGGCGAAGATTCCTTCACCATCGAATCCTACCTGCTCAACTTCCATCCCATCGACCTTCACCAGGACACGCCGATCTCACTCGCTTTTCTCCACCGCCTCCGCGATGAAATCCGCTGGCCCTCACCCGAGGCGCTCCGCGAACAGATTGGTCGGGACGTTCGTCGCGCTCTGCGCTACTTCAGTTTGTGTCGCTTGCTGGCTTCGAAGGAGACACCGGCTTAG